From Curtobacterium sp. MCBA15_012:
GCCCCGGCGTCGCTCCCCGGGGTGCGGCGCGTTCGCCCTACCCTGTGCGCATGTCCTCCCTGCGCCACCCCGTCGGACCCGAGTCCTCCCGTGTCTACTGGCGCCGCCGGGCGCTCGTGCTCGGGGTCCTGCTCCTCGTGGTCGTGGTGGTCGTGCTGATCGTCGTGGGCCGGGGGAGCGGAGCGACGTCGGCGACCGGTCCGTCGGCGTCACCGTCGGCGTCCGCGTCACCGTCGGCGTCCGCGTCGCCGGCCGCGTCATCGGCGAAGTCCGACGCAGGCGGCGCTGCTGACGCAGCGTCGCCGCCCCCCTCGGCGTCGGCATCGGCCGCGGCCGCCGGCGACGGGGACACCTGCACGAAGGACGACATCGCACTGAAGCCGGTCCTCGACAAGAGCTCGTACGGTCCCACCGAGGACCCGAAGATCGCCATGTCGATCACGAACACCGGATCGACCACGTGCCACATGGACCTCGGGTCGGCGCAGCAGGTGCTCACGATCAGCTCCGGCGACGAGCAGTACTGGTCGTCGAAGGACTGCCAGACCAACGGCACGAACCAGGACGTGACGATCAAGGCGGGGCAGACCCTCACGACGCCGTCGATCACCTGGGACCGGACGCGCTCGTCGACGACCACGTGCGACAGCTCGCGGCCGGCGGTCACCGGTGGCGGGGCGAGCTACCACCTGACCGTGGCGGTGGGGGAACTGCAGTCGGCGAAGGCGGCGCAGTTCGTCCTGAACTAGGGCGCGGGGGCGCGGGGGCGCGGGGGCGCGGGGGCGCGGGGTGCGGGGGCGCGACGTTGCGCTCCGGTCGCTCCCCGCAGACGCAGAACGGGCCCGCCGTCCGAAGACGACGAGCCCGTTCGAGCAGATGCGGTGATCAGCCGATGACGGTGATGTTCTCCGCCTGCGGGCCCTTGCGGCCCTCGGTGATCTCGAACTCCACCTTCTGGTTCTCCTCGAGCGACTTGTAGCCGTTGCCACCGATCGCGGAGAAG
This genomic window contains:
- a CDS encoding cold-shock protein gives rise to the protein MATGTVKWFNNEKGFGFIAPDDGSADVFAHFSAIGGNGYKSLEENQKVEFEITEGRKGPQAENITVIG